One segment of Radiobacillus kanasensis DNA contains the following:
- a CDS encoding GyrI-like domain-containing protein, whose amino-acid sequence MKMYMINSIRTNNFSDKEIMEKIQTMWEESSSKLENYNGIVYGIYFDYESDYKGDYSLSVAIEDDHGDSLVEIPNDEKYEVFKVDATNEQGIIKTWNKIWQLEEAGSLDRVYSYDFEKYYSNGEIEIHIAIK is encoded by the coding sequence ATGAAGATGTATATGATCAACAGTATTAGAACCAATAATTTTAGTGACAAAGAAATAATGGAGAAAATCCAAACAATGTGGGAAGAATCATCTAGCAAACTGGAAAATTATAACGGAATTGTATATGGTATCTATTTTGATTATGAAAGTGACTATAAAGGAGATTATTCATTAAGTGTTGCAATTGAAGATGATCATGGAGACTCTTTAGTTGAAATACCGAATGATGAGAAATATGAAGTCTTTAAAGTAGATGCTACTAACGAACAAGGTATCATTAAAACCTGGAATAAGATTTGGCAACTAGAAGAAGCAGGTTCTTTAGATAGAGTTTATTCATATGATTTCGAAAAATACTACTCTAATGGGGAAATAGAAATTCACATAGCTATTAAGTAA
- a CDS encoding FtsW/RodA/SpoVE family cell cycle protein, translated as MTGKRKIFIDTVVGKIKSKRVRPYIAKELEHHINEEKQRYLRKGMTEIEAEEHVVNQMGSPIQLSYHFNKIHRPRVDWWLVGLLVVTFCLSFLPILADSLQRYYIVKQYIYIGLGISTVIGFMLIDYTRFIKYKVLLYAIGVFLLMVLWLVPTYTINGLPYLKVGSFLVNSFHFLPFLFVSLVAFLYQKTIKLPQLSLMVVIPLILITLIGDLPTSLLYVTMAFTMICWSQVGKKKKVKLGLVMGVLITLQGIFYVLSHKGILLRVKGFLYPENFSSSNGYIYILIRDLLSSAGWLGNGKMTDMILPEAHTTLAFVSIAYNYGWLVAAFIFITLVLLLSRMIIVSKHIKDSFGRMLLIGGVSIFASQILYNIAMSFGLLPIISVGLPFISYGVLYNLINCMILGIVLSVFRRKDLFMEKTS; from the coding sequence ATGACTGGGAAACGAAAAATTTTCATTGATACAGTTGTAGGTAAAATAAAATCCAAGCGTGTAAGACCATATATAGCTAAGGAACTTGAGCATCATATTAATGAGGAAAAGCAACGTTATCTTAGGAAAGGGATGACGGAAATAGAAGCGGAGGAACATGTGGTAAACCAAATGGGAAGTCCCATTCAATTGAGTTACCATTTTAACAAGATACATCGACCACGAGTTGATTGGTGGCTAGTTGGTTTATTGGTGGTAACCTTTTGTTTGAGTTTTCTTCCAATCCTTGCTGACTCCTTACAAAGATACTATATTGTTAAGCAGTATATTTATATAGGATTGGGAATTAGTACTGTGATAGGATTTATGTTAATCGATTACACAAGATTTATAAAATACAAGGTGCTTCTTTACGCAATAGGAGTTTTTCTATTGATGGTGCTGTGGCTAGTACCTACCTACACGATAAATGGGTTACCGTATTTGAAGGTTGGTTCCTTTTTAGTTAATAGTTTTCATTTTCTCCCGTTCCTATTTGTTAGCTTGGTGGCATTCTTGTATCAAAAAACAATCAAGTTGCCACAACTTTCTTTAATGGTAGTTATACCCCTAATCTTAATCACATTAATTGGAGATCTTCCAACTTCACTTTTGTATGTCACCATGGCATTCACCATGATTTGTTGGAGTCAAGTGGGTAAAAAAAAGAAAGTCAAGTTAGGACTTGTAATGGGGGTTCTAATAACACTTCAAGGGATTTTTTATGTGCTTTCTCATAAAGGTATCTTATTAAGAGTAAAGGGTTTTTTATACCCGGAAAACTTTTCTTCCTCTAATGGATACATATATATTTTGATTAGAGATTTATTATCCAGCGCTGGCTGGTTAGGGAACGGAAAAATGACCGACATGATTCTACCTGAAGCTCATACTACCCTTGCTTTCGTAAGTATTGCTTATAATTATGGCTGGCTAGTAGCAGCTTTCATTTTCATAACGCTGGTTTTACTATTAAGTCGTATGATAATAGTTAGTAAACATATTAAAGATTCATTTGGGCGAATGCTATTGATTGGTGGAGTTTCTATTTTTGCATCACAAATCTTATACAATATTGCCATGAGCTTTGGTTTGTTACCGATTATAAGTGTGGGACTTCCTTTTATAAGTTATGGAGTTCTATATAATTTAATTAATTGTATGATATTAGGAATTGTACTTAGCGTTTTCAGAAGAAAGGACTTATTTATGGAGAAGACTAGCTGA
- a CDS encoding PadR family transcriptional regulator, producing the protein MEERLKRLKEAMHGTAFKDLHFSEQHMDSVRGRIKKEEKDEKDILVAILQILVEEKTGHELAKQLSSRGIKNFEGEEGFLYTILHRIEQKGYVVSNWDENEVKRYIIHSKGKRLLSKLESSSTKNKLSMKLWLEVSS; encoded by the coding sequence ATGGAAGAGCGTTTGAAAAGGCTAAAAGAAGCCATGCATGGTACTGCATTTAAGGACCTACACTTTTCGGAACAACATATGGACAGTGTCCGTGGAAGAATAAAAAAAGAGGAAAAAGATGAGAAGGATATTCTTGTTGCTATTTTACAGATCCTTGTTGAAGAAAAGACAGGGCATGAGTTAGCTAAGCAATTGAGCTCACGTGGAATTAAAAATTTTGAAGGTGAAGAGGGATTTTTATATACGATTTTACACCGTATCGAACAAAAAGGATATGTAGTGTCCAATTGGGATGAGAATGAAGTAAAGAGATATATAATTCATTCAAAAGGGAAAAGACTCTTATCTAAGCTGGAAAGTAGTAGTACGAAAAATAAGCTATCCATGAAACTATGGTTGGAAGTGAGCTCGTAA
- a CDS encoding sigma-70 family RNA polymerase sigma factor gives MQESMMDNIQLEDKNLTIDEIMRLYGQDILQLVFAYVKDKPIAEDLTQEIFIKCYKYLHTYKHESKIKTWIYRIAINHCKDHLKSWYHKNVMVTQDESYPIRREDKSVEEEVIQRSEDGELIQAVMALPTKYRELIYLFYFEEMQLKEIAEVTKQNVNTIKTRLRRAKAILQEKLGG, from the coding sequence TTGCAAGAATCAATGATGGATAATATTCAACTGGAAGATAAGAACTTAACGATAGATGAAATTATGAGACTGTATGGTCAGGATATTTTGCAATTAGTTTTTGCCTATGTAAAGGACAAACCCATTGCTGAGGACCTGACTCAAGAGATTTTTATCAAGTGTTATAAGTACCTTCATACATATAAACACGAATCCAAAATAAAGACTTGGATTTATAGAATTGCCATTAATCACTGTAAGGACCACCTTAAGAGTTGGTATCACAAAAATGTAATGGTAACACAAGACGAGTCCTATCCAATTAGAAGAGAAGATAAATCGGTCGAAGAGGAAGTTATTCAAAGAAGTGAAGATGGAGAGTTAATTCAGGCTGTAATGGCTTTACCAACAAAGTATAGGGAATTAATATATTTATTTTATTTTGAAGAGATGCAACTCAAAGAGATTGCGGAAGTCACCAAGCAAAATGTAAACACCATTAAAACGAGACTGAGGCGTGCTAAAGCCATTTTACAGGAAAAACTAGGAGGGTAG
- a CDS encoding GNAT family N-acetyltransferase, whose protein sequence is MFKGWLYNKDGNYCRVISLVVSSRARKRGIGKRLLQEAE, encoded by the coding sequence TTGTTTAAAGGATGGCTGTATAACAAGGATGGAAATTATTGTAGAGTAATTTCTCTTGTAGTCAGTAGCAGAGCTAGGAAAAGAGGAATAGGAAAACGTCTTTTACAAGAAGCTGAGTAA
- a CDS encoding NAD(P)H-dependent flavin oxidoreductase: MLNNEITELLQIQYPIIQAPMAGGVTTSKLVTEVSNTGGLGMIGAGYMTPEQILEQIREIKELTSNTFGINLFVPNEFVGTENEIEQANQFLKPIREQLHLQDKDDLEIPEFNIVVETFHEQIEAVMENHVPVCSFTFGIPSRKIIDDLKQCGIIVIGTATTVREAIEIEKSGMDIVVVQGSEAGGHRGNFIEDNQESLIGLMSLIPQVVDKVSIPVVAAGGIMDGRGFMASICLGAKGVQMGTAFLTCVESGANEIHKEEILHTYEDQTVLTRSFSGKWARGVKNKFISEMQQSEAYLPNFPIQNSLTKGIRKASSLQKNRDFMSLWSGQSPRLARNQTVKSLITNIIEEANITN, encoded by the coding sequence ATGTTAAATAATGAGATTACGGAACTTTTGCAAATTCAGTATCCGATTATTCAAGCACCCATGGCAGGAGGAGTAACAACTTCGAAATTAGTAACAGAGGTTTCTAACACGGGTGGTTTAGGGATGATCGGAGCAGGCTATATGACCCCTGAACAAATCCTAGAGCAGATTAGAGAAATAAAGGAATTGACATCTAACACGTTTGGTATAAATCTGTTTGTTCCGAATGAATTCGTTGGGACAGAAAATGAAATAGAACAAGCTAATCAGTTTTTAAAGCCTATCCGTGAACAATTACATTTACAAGATAAAGATGACTTGGAAATTCCCGAGTTTAATATAGTGGTAGAAACATTTCATGAACAAATCGAAGCAGTAATGGAAAATCACGTTCCGGTTTGTTCGTTTACATTCGGTATTCCTTCAAGAAAGATAATCGATGACTTGAAACAATGTGGCATTATTGTAATAGGAACAGCTACTACTGTAAGAGAAGCAATTGAAATAGAAAAGAGTGGAATGGATATTGTTGTTGTGCAAGGTAGTGAAGCGGGTGGACATCGCGGAAATTTCATAGAAGACAATCAGGAAAGTTTGATAGGATTAATGTCACTAATCCCACAGGTTGTTGACAAAGTAAGTATTCCTGTTGTTGCTGCTGGAGGAATAATGGATGGAAGAGGATTCATGGCTTCTATTTGCTTAGGTGCAAAGGGCGTACAAATGGGTACAGCATTTTTAACTTGTGTGGAAAGTGGGGCAAATGAGATACATAAGGAAGAAATCCTTCATACTTATGAAGACCAGACTGTATTAACACGTTCATTTTCAGGGAAATGGGCAAGAGGAGTTAAAAATAAATTTATTTCAGAAATGCAGCAAAGTGAAGCATACTTACCAAACTTCCCCATTCAAAACTCATTGACTAAAGGAATTAGGAAAGCCTCTTCTTTACAAAAAAATCGGGATTTTATGTCTCTATGGTCAGGGCAAAGTCCAAGGTTAGCTAGAAATCAGACTGTAAAATCATTGATTACTAATATTATTGAAGAAGCAAATATAACAAATTAA